From the genome of Pelosinus fermentans DSM 17108:
ACTACATCTTTACCAATCTCCGCTTCGATCAAGGCATTTCGCAAAGGTGCAGCTGGAGTTTCCAGAAGTAGATACTCTAAGATTTGAAAAGCTAGACAGATTTCAGAATTAGTCGCTTTCCCCAATACGAAATTTCTGCTTAAAAACGTTTTATCTTCTATATTCTCACTAGGAGCAATCGAATATTCAAAAACATTTTCTACTTTTTCTTTAAATGCAGGCTGTAAAGCAATTTGGGAATTTACTTCAACTTTTTCAAAATTACTTAAATATGCTTCATCTAAAAACTTCAGATTATCAAGTATATCTAAATCTCCATATAAGAAGATATATCCATTGGAGGGATGGTAATATTTCTTATGAAAATCTATAAATTTTTCTTGCGTCAGCTCTGGAATAAACTCAGGATCACCACCTGATTCTACACCATAGGCCGTATCAGGAAACAAAGATTCAAAATTTTTCTTTTCTAAAATTGCATCAGGTGAAGAAAAGACACCCTTCATCTCATTGTATACTACGCCTTTATAAGTGATTTCATCCGCTGGATTCTCCAACTCATAATGCCAGCCTTCCTGCATTAACGTCTCTGGAGAATTATATATATTCGGATAAAAAACTGCATCCAAATATACATCCATTAAATTACGAAAATCCTTAACATTACGACTTGCCACGGGATACATGGTCTTATCAGGAAATGTCATGGCATTTAGATAGGTATTCAAAGATCCTTTTACTAATTCAACAAAAGGTTCCTTCATAGGGAATTTACGAGAGCCGCACAATACAGAATGCTCAACAATATGAGCAACTCCTGTACTATCTTCCGGAGGTGTGCGAAAGGTAACGGAGAAAACTTTGTTATCATCATCATTTTGTAAATATAACAATCGCGCGCCGCTTTTTTCATGATAGAATATCCTGGCAAGCGAACTTATTTCATCAATTTTTTCTTCCTCTTCTAAACGAAAGCCATGATATAAATTTCCTTTTATTAAATCCATTCCATTACCTCTTTTCAAAAAATTTCATTCTTATACCATATTCGCTATTGTAGGAACAACGTCCTGCAATATGGGCTTTTTAGAACACGATTCAAGATTCCATGTCAATACTATATGCAAAATGGATTAAAAGATTGACGCTAGCAGAGTAAAATGAGAAAATATACTATATGTCCATGATATTATAGAGCTTGAAAGGATGTTCAAATTGGAAAAATTAATTTATTACTCTTCCATGCTAGGCGGCATATTACTATCTGTTACTCTCATTTGGGTGGCAATCTATAATTTTAGAATTTCCCAAACTAAAAAGGCAAGTTTATTTCTTCTCTCTGGATTATCTCTCGGAATCCTACTTATTTATAATATCCTATTTCCACAATAAAAATTTATTTAAATTACCAACCTTTAATCTTAAATATTTTGGAACCAAATATAGATTGCAGTGCATCTCCAAACAAATGGGAAATTCCTCCTAAGAATACATAAGGCGCAGCCCCTTTAATACATAAAAAAGGAATTGATAAGACAGCACATCCTAATAATGTATGACAAAACCCCCTATGACTCATAAAACCTACAAAAATATTTAATCGACCAAGCATCGATCTGTGGTGGTCAATATCCGGCAGTATACTGCCAATCACTATAAATAAAATATCCATCGGCTGCATTGCAAATTCCAGACTAAAAAAAAGTCCTATAATAATATGTATTGCCCAATTGAAAATAATCACCTATTTCATTGTGTACTATGACTTATGCTGTATCGTTTCGTGTAAATTTTTCAAAAAAACAATTACGAACATTCGTTTGTATTTTTATAGTAAAGCAAACATTCGTTCTTGTAAAGAGAATTTCAAAACTTTTTCAATGAACTACTGGGAGGGAACACGATGGATATGATTAAAAACATGGCATTTTTAGACTATTTATTTGATGGAATCTATTTAGTTGACAAAGAAGGGGCTATTTTGTTCGCTAACCAATCAGCAGAAAAAATAAGCGGTTATAGTGCATCTGAGGTCATGGGGCTTAAGTACAACGAAAATATCCTACAAGAAGCTCCCAATAAAAATGAGCCATCTACTTTAGAAAATTCTATTCTTTGTGAAAAAACAGTCTACCTGCGTCATAAAGATCACTCTTTGATCCCAATTACAATTCGTTTGATTCCCCTGCTAAATGATCACGGTCTAAGCACTGTCACATTGATAGCTTTTACCAAAACTATCTTTATCGAAAATGTGAATCAAGTAAAAGATTTAGCTCGCAAAGCGTTTGTCGACACTCTTACAGGGCTTCCTAATAAAGAATATCTCGATAGTAAACTAAAAAGTTTAATGACATCTACAGAAATTCAAAATAATAATACTTTGGGCCTGTTCTTTGTTAAACTCGATAATCTTAAACAAATTAATGATATTCATGGTACATTAGCAGGAGACATGACGCTAAAGGCTGTCGCAAAAATTTTATTTGAAAATAAGCAACATCCCAACAATATTATATGCCGATGGGATAGCAGTCTATTTTTCATCCTAACTAATTTCGATAAGAAATTCCTCATGCTAAATTGGGCTACCAAAGTAAAAAACTTGCTGCAAGCATTAACCGTCCCTGGTTATAATACTCTTTCGCCAATGATCTATATCAGCGGAGTCATCACTCCACTAGGAGAAAATTTGGATGTTCTTTATATTGCCTTAGATGAAGAGTTAAAAAACAGTTATCACTCAGGCAGCAATATCAGCATTCGCGATCTTCCAACTATCTAATCGTCATTTATAAAGCGCCTGACCACGTTGTGGCAGGCGCTTATGATTTATTCTTTATTTTCTTCAAACATCCCTGTAACGAAGAATGTGCCTCGAGTTTTTGCCAACAGTTGATTTTGGCTATCTACAATCTCACTTTCTGCTACCATTGTATTTTTCCCATTATGAATGACTTTTCCTATGGCTTTTATAGCGGCTTGAGTTGCTGCTCCTTTAATAAAATTCATATTCATTTCAAGGGTCACCACTTTTTTTCCGGTAGTCGCACATG
Proteins encoded in this window:
- a CDS encoding metal-dependent hydrolase; protein product: MIIFNWAIHIIIGLFFSLEFAMQPMDILFIVIGSILPDIDHHRSMLGRLNIFVGFMSHRGFCHTLLGCAVLSIPFLCIKGAAPYVFLGGISHLFGDALQSIFGSKIFKIKGW
- a CDS encoding GGDEF domain-containing protein yields the protein MDMIKNMAFLDYLFDGIYLVDKEGAILFANQSAEKISGYSASEVMGLKYNENILQEAPNKNEPSTLENSILCEKTVYLRHKDHSLIPITIRLIPLLNDHGLSTVTLIAFTKTIFIENVNQVKDLARKAFVDTLTGLPNKEYLDSKLKSLMTSTEIQNNNTLGLFFVKLDNLKQINDIHGTLAGDMTLKAVAKILFENKQHPNNIICRWDSSLFFILTNFDKKFLMLNWATKVKNLLQALTVPGYNTLSPMIYISGVITPLGENLDVLYIALDEELKNSYHSGSNISIRDLPTI
- a CDS encoding PaaI family thioesterase, which translates into the protein MKKTTEWLKENLVTIYDENPYIKLLDISIMHVEEGKVELCMPVLAGKHTNLYNIAHGGALASLADSAMGIACATTGKKVVTLEMNMNFIKGAATQAAIKAIGKVIHNGKNTMVAESEIVDSQNQLLAKTRGTFFVTGMFEENKE